ACTCCTTCTTTTATACATTCCTCTATTCTTATTTCCATATTTTTTTTAGTGATCATACACGCTCCGCAATGAATAACTAAATCATATTTTTTTAAATCTCTAGGAAAATCTTTTCCTGTCAAAAACTTAAAGCTAAAATTTTTCCCCGTTTTTTTTTCTAACAATGCGGGGATTTTAAATCTCCCTATATCTTCATGAGAAGTATTATGAGTACAATTTTCTGAAATTAAAATGTTAGCTCCTTCTTTTAAGTGCTTAATTTTTTCTATCCCTGAAATTAATCTTTCTAAATCTCCTTTTTGCTTTGCAAAAAGTATTGAAAAACTAGTTAAAGGAAACTTATTTTTCACTATTTTATCTACTTTATTAAAAATTTGAGAATCAGTTACAACTAAAGAAATTTTTTCTGTTTCATTTATTACTTCTTCTAATTCTGTTTCTCTACAAACTATACTTTTTATTCCTTTGTCTAGAGCAGCTCTTAATAATTGAACTTGAGGTAAAATTAATCTCCCTTTTGGAGCTTCTGAATCTATGGGTATCACCATAATTATAGTATCATCATAATTTAAAATTCCATCTAATAAACCTGGTTCTTCCTCTAATATATTTAAATTTTTTAATAATAACTCTTTAAATCTCAAAATAGAATTTCTATCTCTTGTATTTATAAAAATACAATCCTTTAATGCATTTTTTATTTCTAATTTTTCAACTTCTTTCAATTTTTCTTCTTTTGTCACTACATTTATATATGGTATTGAATATTTTTTTAACATTAAAATATTTTCTTTATATTCTTCTTTATTAAAATCATTTCCATCAACCACATAAATAATAAAATCTGAACTTCTAATTTCTTGAATTGTTTTCTCTATTCTGAATTTTCCTAATTCAGAATCATCATTAAATCCAGCTGTATCTGTAAATAATACTGGACCAAATGGTAAAAATTCCATTGCTTTTTTTACAGAATCTGTTGTTGTTCCTTTTATATTTGAAACTATTGATATTTCTTGTTCTGTAATTGCATTTAATAAAGATGATTTTCCAGCATTAGTCGATCCTATTATAGTTATTTTAAATCTATTTGAATTTGGAGTAGTTTGCATTTTTCCTCCCTTTTAATCTTGATAATTTTCTAAAAATGATAATTCTACTATTCTTAGTCCATCTACAGCTGCGCTCATTATTCCTCCTGCGTATCCTGCCCCTTCTCCGATAGGATATAATCCTTTTATATTAATTGACTCCCCTTTTTTATCTCTTAATATCCTTACAGGAGAAGAAGTTCTTGTCTCTGGAGCAATTAAATTTGCTTTTTTAGAAACGAAAATCTTATTTTGTTTTCCCCAATACTCTAAAGCTTTCTTCAAATTTCTTGCAATTACTTCTGGGAATAATTGATTTAAATCATAAGAAACTTTTTTCATTTGATAGCTAGTTTCTATTTTGTCT
This is a stretch of genomic DNA from Fusobacterium sp. JB019. It encodes these proteins:
- the hydF gene encoding [FeFe] hydrogenase H-cluster maturation GTPase HydF; the encoded protein is MQTTPNSNRFKITIIGSTNAGKSSLLNAITEQEISIVSNIKGTTTDSVKKAMEFLPFGPVLFTDTAGFNDDSELGKFRIEKTIQEIRSSDFIIYVVDGNDFNKEEYKENILMLKKYSIPYINVVTKEEKLKEVEKLEIKNALKDCIFINTRDRNSILRFKELLLKNLNILEEEPGLLDGILNYDDTIIMVIPIDSEAPKGRLILPQVQLLRAALDKGIKSIVCRETELEEVINETEKISLVVTDSQIFNKVDKIVKNKFPLTSFSILFAKQKGDLERLISGIEKIKHLKEGANILISENCTHNTSHEDIGRFKIPALLEKKTGKNFSFKFLTGKDFPRDLKKYDLVIHCGACMITKKNMEIRIEECIKEGVEITNYGIVLAYLSGILEKSINSIKTNNGDD